A single genomic interval of Sander lucioperca isolate FBNREF2018 chromosome 9, SLUC_FBN_1.2, whole genome shotgun sequence harbors:
- the LOC118495853 gene encoding uncharacterized protein LOC118495853 yields MKQLYRVPFQRNSDIVKEARFQYVQRIMELEAEGAHHKFIFVYEAGFNLCKVRRRGRNIIGQRAAVTVPGQRGANITMCAAISNDGVLCHIPTIGPYNTERLITFLDSLKEILIPPEERGLLRPGMTLYVIIWDNVAFHHSRLVNEWFAAQPCIMMHFLPAYSPFLNPIEEFSAWRRKVYEHRPYEQMLLLEAMNASCLAIGAEDCQGWMRHARKYFPRCIARENIQCDVDENLWHNRQERMD; encoded by the exons ATGAAGCAGCTGTACCGAGTTCCATTTCAAAGAAACTCTGACATCGTAAAGGAGGCACGATTCCAGTATGTGCAG aGAATAATGGAGCTTGAAGCTGAGGGGGCACATCACAAATTCATTTTTGTGTATGAAGCCGGCTTCAACCTCTGTAAAGTGAGGAGACGTGGGAGGAACATCATTGGGCAGAGGGCCGCTGTCACAGTGCCAGGTCAGAGGGGTGCCAATATCACCATGTGTGCTGCCATCTCCAATGATGGGGTCCTTTGCCACATACCAACCATTGGCCCATACAATACAGAACGCCTCATCACATTTCTTGATTCATTGAAAGAAATACTGATTCCACCCGAAGAGAGAGGGCTGTTGAGGCCTGGCATGACTCTGTATGTCATAATTTGGGACAATGTGGCTTTCCATCACTCTCGCCTTGTGAACGAATGGTTTGCAGCACAGCCTTGTATTATGATGCACTTCCTTCCTGCATACTCCCCTTTTCTGAACCCAATCGAGGAGTTCTCTGCTTGGAGGAGGAAGGTGTATGAGCACCGGCCATATGAGCAGATGCTCCTCCTGGAGGCAATGAATGCAAGTTGCCTGGCAATAGGTGCAGAGGACTGCCAGGGATGGATGCGCCATGCAAGGAAGTATTTCCCTCGGTGCATTGCAAGGGAAAACATTCAATGCGATGTTGATGAGAACCTGTGGCATAATCGTCAAGAACGAATGGACTAA